From Arachis hypogaea cultivar Tifrunner chromosome 3, arahy.Tifrunner.gnm2.J5K5, whole genome shotgun sequence:
catgttttggttttgatgaTAATGTCTGttttggtttggatcttcattttgtaattttattttatctaattataattttttacataaataaaatagtgtCTAAAAAATTCTTACCTTGTGTTTGTTcttttaaatgaattttttattaCTATAAGAAGGGCTAGAAATAAAATGGTTGGACCTTTTTTGTGAAATTAAGGTtctaaattgtttgacaattatatactAACAATGATGGCCGAAACTCAAGAATTTTAATAACTTAATTTATTGGATTAGTATTTTAATTACGTTATTGTGCTTTTTGAATAGGTTTTTAAACCTTTGCTTATAATCTAGTTATATTTTTGGTAAATTGATAGATAATTTGTGTGTGCATGTGAGCATGTCTTTAGTTTTTATTAGGCTATCTAATGTGTCATAATTTTAGTCATGTGTACATTATACTAAATATGTATTCATGTAGGTATTATTTGTTGCACTTTATTTATGTAAATCATTAATAAATCATACATCTCAACTATATTCTTCTAAGAGTTTCAATGTATATACAGtggaatgttaaaatttttaatatattatataatagaatattagaattttcatttctgttatcctttttttctttatgtttaaTGTTTAAATCTATTGTGTTACATGAATTGGGTGTTGATGATACAGCTAGAACAATGTAAAAAATGAAGTAGAATTTATTGGTAATTTTTCACATAAATACATTTTCAAAGAATCTTTTGAAAAGATTTTCAACTTTTATCCATTAGGTAGTGATCTATATATGCAGATTAGATTTTTTGtatcattcattttttttgttgcaTCAACTAATTTTATGGATACAAAACCAATGTGCTTATTCATTGTGTTTTCATTGTATAGTATATTCCTACTGCTTTATGTAAAGAGTTCAAAtcttttgatgaattataattggttCTGACTCTTTCACTAATGGAGGATTCtactttaagttttttaatagttttagtaGGCAAACTGAGTTTAAGTTTGGTTTTGGATAGatgaattttgtttttgtttacaaGTTGTAAGTTGCTTATATATTCAAGGCTCTATCAACATATCCATTTGAAATTGATATACTCAAAGATGTTGGATTATAAATGTGTTTAGTCATGTTATTTTTCGACCactaaactttatttttttttgtataattagtATATCATAGAACTgacttaattttattatatttagttgTAAATCTTATATTCGTACGtataattatatttgtatattacaagtttaaatatttttatatgattatatttttggCTTACAATTTAATATGAAATTTATTACGTGTTACCAGTGTTAGACAGGGGCTAATAATATATAAGTTCAATAGCAAATTAATAAGGCAAATCACTTATATAAGTTAAGGGGAGGAAAAAATTACACGAATcagtcaaataaaaaatttgttcatGAATCAACCAGTCCACATTTCTATATAGTTCGAATCACCTTAATTTAAACTTCATCTCCATGtaatgattcgaattacacacacacgCACACGCACACACCCATTAATTTGAATCAACCTTATTCGAATTACTCACACATAGTAATTCAAATTAGgatgattcgaattacacccatGCACGTGTTCCTAAGTAATTCGAATTggactgattcgaattactcaattTTTGTCTCtagtagtaattcgaattgggGTATTTTGAATTACTCTTGCTTCGGCTATAAAAGGAGTTCTAACCAACCTCATTCGAACCACCTTTCCATTAtcataccccaccaaatcccagagaaaacgacccatcACGACTCCAAGAAAGGCTCGAGCAGGATATTCAGCCCATGGGGGATAATCCGGACAGACTATATCGTTTGGATGGTGTagctcatatagccggggtcatcaacgaagaggttagtacgtaatatttttttttaagtaggATTAGGTAACTTATTCGTTTGTTTATATACGTTATATTAGTGGTTTTGATGGTAAATGACGTTGGTAATATTGTATGTGAatgattttttatgttttgttagtgataatgtttgtggttttgttagtggttttgcacgtggttttgttagtgattttgcaagtggtttatgttagtggttttgttatCTGGTCTTGTAAGTGGTTTTGTTAGTGATTTTGTTACTGGTTTTGCTAGTGGTTTATGTTAttggttttgttagtggttttgcaaGTGGTTTATGTTACTTGTTTcgttagtggttttgttagtgattttgttagtggttttgcaagtagtttatgttagtggtttttgttagtggttttgtaaTTGGCTTTGTTAGTGGTTTTAATTATCTGGTCCATTATATGTGTAGCCCCAGCGATGCATCTCGAGCATGCGACGGCAGCAGGGCATGCAACTGGATGAGAcgtacgttccgtacttgcagatggcggGATTATACCATCTTGTGAGACTGAACGAGAGATGGTTCAGATTGGATGAACCCCTTGTGAGTGCTTTCGTCGAGCAgtggcgtccggagacgcacacaTTTTACATGCTGTTCGgggagtgcacgatcacactgcATGACGTGGCGTACCAGTTGGGGTTGCCGGTCGATGGACGTTATGTCAGTGGTTGCTTGACGGATTTTCAGACATACATCCAGGGTGGCCGTCCAGCTTGGgtgtggttccaggagttgcttgGTGTGTTACCTCTTGCGAACCAAATCCAAAAGTTTGCAGTGAACTGCAGCTGGTTCCAGGAGATGTTTGGAGAGTGCCCTGAGGGAGCCGACGAGGAGACAGTCAGGCACTATGCTCGGGCGTATATCATGATGCTGTTAGGCACTCAGCTCTTTGCTGACAAGTCCGGCAACCGTATTCACATTAGGTGGCTACCCTACGTGCCTAGGCTTGAGGATATGGGTGGCTATAGCTGGGGGTCGGCAGCACTCGcgtggttgtaccggtgcatgtgccgagtggccAACAGACATGTGGTGAAGCTAGCTAGTCCATTACAGCTACTTCAGTCTTGGATCTTCTGGCGCTTTCCTGGGTTTAGACCTGCTGGGTATGAAACGTTCAGCTGGCCCTTGGCCTCGAGGTACTgttatcatttttttctatttcgtCTAAAATTATTCTATTCCGTGTCCGCTTATAATGTTATACTATGTGTGATACCTTGCTTTCTTTATACCATCGATGTGAGTTGCAGGTGGTCAGGTCACAATCCTTCTGCTAGCGAGAAGGGACCTCGAGTGCAGATGTGAAGGCAGACATCGTCAACTGAACTTCTAACACTCACCGCGGGATCTCATTGTACGACTCATCCCAATTACCATAGATGTGGGCaacggccttctgcttcgccaaccaAATCCTCCTATACGTCGGCCTGAACCCAAAGTATGCCACCGTCGCATTCAGaagcaccttgatgctgacggatgcatcagctCTAACCATTGACATGATGAAATCCGAGATTACATGATAATCCAGACTCCTGTGATCGCTAGAGATGGACGTCGTGAGACACGTATGTGGTCTGTTGTATCATTTTACCTCCTAAATACCCTTGTGCTGCCGGAGACTTAGCCTAATCAACCAtatgcacccattcccaaactcagaacacttccCAACATACCGGCGATAGTCAGACTCCACCACTTTGTACTGTACCCTGCGTTGGATGCTACACGTCTTCACACTTAACACAGCCTCATATTTATCCTGAAACTGCTAACCAACCTGAAACTCTGTGAAACCTGCAGACCCCTGGTCATCTCTAGCACCAAATCCAGTAGGCTCTCCAGGAACTCCCTCctgtctcatggcatccaagtccaaagatgaaaagactgttgtgtgccagagctagaaccacctccAGCCCTAGCTGGATCACTCGCTCCAATATCACATCAGCAATGGTATCCGGCTCCACATCATCATCGCCAACATCATCCAGCAATGCATCACCTAGACTAGCCGGTGCAGCACATTGTAAAGAAGTCGGCAAAACATCCACTATTCCAACCTCTCCACCTCCACTACAGttgagatcaacagcgaacgaCGGGGAGGCGACAGGCTCGACCGGAGGTTCATTCACAGGGACGGACGAACATGCACCAACAGGTTTGGAGCTAGAACCGGCTACCGTGCCTATAGTGTAGGTATTCCGGTTTGAATCTCCCGAgctagataccacatcaaccaacttcgCCAACAGCTCAGGTGTCCTAACCTCGGGAAATCGCCGACGACAATAAAACAggacctgcaagtcctcatcactcccgatcgtgaaacaatcatacttcactaTTTCTTGCAGCACTGatattggaatgcgatagaataaCTTGTGAACCCGTTTCACGCCTTGTAGACCAAGTTTCTATAGTATAGAATTCACAAACTCATCATAGTTCGTCGTAGGCCTCATAAAAATACtgagaggatccttatcagtgaacttcacaccagatcgtgttttcctcttaatcgatcctctgtgatgaaccaacactacaaaactctcctcactagccattttcTCACTCTAATGAGATCAATTCACGTTCACACCATATTTATACACATCTGGCCCAGTATAATTCGAACCAGTATTCGAATTACTTAGGAATGCGTgcatgtgtgtaattcgaatcaggttgattcgaattagtgggtgtgtgcgtgtgtaattcgaatcagtgtAATTCGAATTACATGAAAATGAAGTTCGAATTAGGCTAATTTGAACTATATAAAAATGTAAACTGGTTAATTTATGAACAAATTTTTGATTTAGCTGATTCGTGTAATTTCCCCCTTAGCTTAATTAAGTGATTTTTTCAAATTAATatgaaaaagtatttttgttaTGGAATATgagatgaaatttttttttaacattaataATTAACATGTAAAGAATAAATTAAGTTTCTCATTCATGAAAAAATATTCGTGTATCTTAATTTAATTGGATTAATGGTACACATTATATTATGCatgaataatataatttttaatttccgTGCTTAGCAAGGATTCATTCACTAATGTACTAAAAATTTGAGATAACTAtaccaaaagttttaaaaattaaaatttattaattcacaaataattatatataaataagttgaagagattattttacaattttttaaattttttaaatattgttttatattttattttattagggaTTAATTTGTTCAAATTATACATGTAAATATTTAACGGTTATGTATgtgaattaatattttatttatgtcagCAAATCGTTagtaactaacaaaaaaaattattatttaatagaaataagtattatagaatattttatatattttaaaattaaaaaactaaagtaTCTTATTTTTAAAGAAGATATTACTCATAACTATTAGATATACAAAAGATATTAAATAactaatactttttatttttatcttatatttaaacAAACTTTAACAAATTTTCtactttttatactaaaaatatgaGCTCTTGTATTTCTTTTTATGCTCATGTtgattttatttgtatattttccTTCGCTGATAAAATAGACTTAGGCTCAATTTAGATAGacaatttaattaagttattttttgaagaaataatttaaataataaatatttatattaaaagtagtttataaataaattattttgtatttgtagttttagttctaaaagtatttatttaaaaaaaataataaaaaaattttattatgagagaagttatgaagcacggacacttcgctGAGTTATCGTGTCCGCGTGTCAGATATATTTTGGACATGACACTCAGCGATACTCGTCCGACACGTGTATCTGCTGTGTCCAaccgtatcttaataaaaaataaaaaattcttctccagaTACGTctagacacacctaaataccaccACGTGTctgcgtgtccagtcttattcgtaacatatattcttaaaataaatttagatatagtatatattattatttattaaaacaaaaaatattttaaatacttgatataattaaaataagacattaaaaataattaaaaattttattttatattttaatatcaataaaatatcaaaatatcattacaatttatctaaaaaatactttatattttatatatatgcgtgtccctgtgtcatgtaagattttaaaattcgcgtgtctgCATatcccgtgtcgtgtcgtgtcccgtgtcaGTATCCGTGCATCAtaggagagaagtcattttttttaacttctccttaaacactaaaataactttttaaaaagttacaatttTGCTTTGAAAATtataccagacattaatactacattttttcataagttaaaaattaaaaaaaaaagtcacttATCAACCTATTCAAACGGACTATTAATATTACGTGTGGACGTGCATGAGATGAGTCAGCTGGGAACGTCTAACGTGTTGATACTTGATAATGAGAGAACCCCACTAATCCACTATGATATTATCGAAACTTGTTCCAAGTTTCAACACAATCACGAACCATGCATTGTATCAATCAATCAAGGGATTTAAATAGTTCATAATATAGTAACGTATATCACACGATAACAATTGAAGAGTCGGGAACAGAAGTGCAACACTGCAAATTAAATGTGCAATTGAAAGCTATTTCGAGCAAATTGAGTACACAAGAGGAAAgctatttgttattttttgttattaattaattattaatatttaaaaatataagataaaatatattattaaattattaaataaaaaaattaaactaaaaaaaataaattaatagctaaataaaataataactatttttcgcatttttattataaaaatataatctttaCTTTTTACTCACCATTACTTTTTACTATCCTAATATTATCctattaaaatatttagatatCAAATTTATACAATTATAATATTCTAAAACAGTTTATATTAAGCTAAAATATTTTACGAATTTTCACGTAAAATCCTTTGCGGATTATGTGCATTCAAGG
This genomic window contains:
- the LOC112735624 gene encoding protein MAIN-LIKE 1-like, with the translated sequence MRRQQGMQLDETYVPYLQMAGLYHLVRLNERWFRLDEPLVSAFVEQWRPETHTFYMLFGECTITLHDVAYQLGLPVDGRYVSGCLTDFQTYIQGGRPAWVWFQELLGVLPLANQIQKFAVNCSWFQEMFGECPEGADEETVRHYARAYIMMLLGTQLFADKSGNRIHIRWLPYVPRLEDMGGYSWGSAALAWLYRCMCRVANRHVVKLASPLQLLQSWIFWRFPGFRPAGYETFSWPLASRWSGHNPSASEKGPRVQM